One genomic region from Candidatus Tisiphia endosymbiont of Dioctria linearis encodes:
- the prfB gene encoding peptide chain release factor 2 (programmed frameshift): protein MRAEIEHYVKKIEQSLELLRRSLDFENATKKLVELENISEDPTLWNNQEKAQSIMKEKRLLETKLNSFKQLQSNLTECLELEELAFVENDQQVLEQVQEDLRKLSIIAGKFETECLFSGEFDSNNCFLEINAGAGGTESHDWASIMMRMYLRFAERQGFKSEVIHLINGEEAGIKSCTIKINGYQAYGWFRTESGVHRLVRISPFNAAGKRMTSFASSWVYPEIDDSIAIVIDEKDLRIDTYRSSGAGGQHVNTTDSAVRITHLPTNIVTQCQNDRSQHNNKAQAMKMLKARLYELELKKRTEDIQEQNASKTENGWGHQIRSYVLQPYQMVKDLRTNHETSDTKGVLDGDLEKFVSASLSISVGNI, encoded by the exons GTGCGTGCTGAAATTGAACATTATGTAAAAAAAATCGAACAGTCTTTAGAGCTGCTCAGGAGGTCACTT GATTTTGAAAACGCAACCAAAAAGCTTGTAGAGCTGGAAAATATTTCAGAAGATCCAACTCTGTGGAATAATCAGGAGAAGGCTCAAAGTATTATGAAAGAAAAAAGACTTCTAGAGACTAAGCTTAATTCGTTTAAACAACTTCAATCTAATCTTACGGAATGTTTAGAACTTGAGGAATTGGCGTTTGTCGAAAATGACCAACAAGTTCTAGAACAAGTTCAAGAAGATTTAAGAAAACTATCTATTATTGCCGGAAAATTTGAGACTGAATGCTTATTTTCTGGAGAATTTGACAGTAATAATTGTTTTCTTGAAATCAATGCTGGAGCTGGCGGTACGGAGAGTCATGACTGGGCATCAATTATGATGCGTATGTATTTGCGTTTCGCGGAAAGGCAGGGTTTTAAAAGCGAGGTTATTCATCTTATTAACGGTGAAGAAGCAGGAATAAAATCATGTACTATTAAAATTAATGGCTACCAAGCATATGGTTGGTTTCGAACAGAATCAGGAGTGCACCGTTTAGTACGGATATCGCCTTTTAATGCAGCGGGCAAAAGGATGACTAGCTTTGCTAGTAGTTGGGTATATCCAGAAATTGATGATAGTATTGCCATTGTAATAGATGAAAAAGACCTTAGAATTGATACTTACCGCTCTTCCGGAGCTGGGGGGCAACACGTAAACACTACTGATTCCGCCGTAAGGATTACCCACTTACCTACTAATATCGTAACACAGTGCCAAAATGATAGATCACAGCATAATAACAAAGCACAGGCTATGAAAATGCTTAAAGCAAGGCTTTATGAACTAGAGTTAAAAAAACGTACTGAGGATATTCAAGAACAGAATGCATCAAAAACTGAGAATGGCTGGGGACATCAAATAAGATCTTATGTATTGCAACCTTATCAAATGGTTAAGGATTTACGTACCAATCATGAGACTTCTGATACTAAAGGTGTACTTGACGGAGATTTAGAAAAATTTGTTTCAGCTAGCCTATCAATTAGTGTTGGTAATATATAG
- a CDS encoding Npt1/Npt2 family nucleotide transporter — MAVISKIFSYFSVTHNTSPTSKLTNRLSEYVFPIERQELSKFLYVTLLMFCILFIQNIIRALKDSLINTMIGTETVSFLKFWGVLPSAFLLSIIYIKLVNKMKGEHIFYLILSIFLLFFALFAFYIFPNHLAFHLSSEHAGILIKSYPNLKWFILLLSNWSFSLFYIIAELWPSVIFALLFWQFVNNITSVEQSKRFYPLFGLFAQTGLYISGKFLENLAYLNQFLIKKFDLQHTESELSVQIILGCVLVLGSIALATFWILNHKILDKAQVEKLQFSIKKRSLTLTESFKMIITSRYIRLIATLLVCYGIAINLVEGPWKASVSKIYKTPTEFAAFVGNYLSITGIFTILFVLLGSNIVRRLGWFAAAIITPIIVFITGMLFFLVSNFDGLSAIIVVSFMITDPSLIAITMGIVNNTLSKSSKYILFDSTKEMSYVPLDTELKTKGKAAADVIGTKLGKSTSALLQSLIFIILPGATYQSISIYLMIVFGVICIIWIWVIRELNKEYTKLCKVSN; from the coding sequence ATGGCAGTCATTTCTAAAATTTTTTCGTATTTCTCTGTAACTCACAATACATCACCCACCTCAAAATTAACAAATAGATTGTCGGAATATGTTTTTCCTATCGAAAGGCAGGAATTATCTAAATTTCTATATGTAACATTATTGATGTTCTGTATTTTATTTATACAAAATATTATCAGAGCCTTAAAAGATAGTCTGATTAATACCATGATTGGTACCGAAACTGTATCATTCCTTAAATTTTGGGGGGTTTTGCCTTCGGCATTTTTGCTGTCGATAATCTATATAAAATTAGTAAATAAGATGAAGGGTGAACATATCTTCTACCTTATATTGTCAATTTTTCTACTATTTTTTGCCTTATTTGCCTTTTATATTTTCCCTAATCATCTAGCATTCCATTTGAGTAGTGAGCATGCTGGCATTTTAATAAAGTCTTATCCGAATTTGAAATGGTTTATATTACTTTTATCTAATTGGAGTTTCTCTCTGTTCTATATTATAGCAGAATTATGGCCGAGCGTAATATTTGCATTACTTTTTTGGCAATTTGTTAATAATATAACCTCGGTAGAACAATCGAAAAGATTCTATCCTTTATTTGGTCTTTTTGCTCAAACGGGACTTTACATATCAGGTAAGTTTCTAGAAAATTTAGCTTATTTAAATCAATTTTTAATTAAAAAGTTTGACTTACAACATACAGAGTCCGAACTTTCAGTACAAATCATATTAGGATGCGTACTGGTACTTGGCTCAATAGCATTAGCAACTTTTTGGATACTGAATCATAAAATATTAGATAAAGCTCAAGTAGAAAAATTGCAATTTTCTATCAAGAAACGATCACTAACTCTTACAGAAAGTTTTAAAATGATTATTACTTCAAGATATATTAGGCTAATTGCTACACTACTTGTCTGTTATGGTATAGCTATAAATTTAGTTGAAGGACCTTGGAAAGCATCAGTTTCAAAGATTTATAAAACACCTACGGAATTTGCTGCTTTTGTTGGCAATTATCTAAGTATTACTGGCATATTTACCATTTTATTTGTTCTTCTCGGATCTAATATTGTAAGAAGGTTGGGCTGGTTTGCTGCAGCAATTATAACGCCAATAATAGTCTTTATAACTGGCATGCTGTTTTTCTTAGTATCTAACTTTGATGGGCTTTCTGCCATAATAGTGGTTAGCTTTATGATAACTGATCCTTCTTTGATTGCTATTACAATGGGAATAGTCAACAATACTCTAAGTAAATCAAGTAAATATATTTTATTTGATTCTACAAAAGAAATGTCATATGTTCCTCTAGATACCGAACTTAAGACAAAAGGTAAGGCAGCTGCCGATGTAATTGGTACTAAGCTTGGAAAGTCAACAAGTGCCCTTCTCCAGTCTTTAATATTTATTATTTTGCCTGGTGCAACTTATCAATCTATTTCTATATATTTAATGATAGTATTTGGTGTAATCTGTATCATATGGATTTGGGTGATTAGAGAATTGAATAAAGAATACACTAAGCTTTGTAAGGTTTCTAATTGA
- the blaOXA gene encoding class D beta-lactamase produces the protein MKKITLFLSILLLFSTSALAETKCFLAKENNKVIEQQGDCKSRHAPCSTFKIAIGLMGYNEGLLIDETHPELPFKKGYIDWLDRWKQPHNPNLWMKNSCVWYSQILTQKLGMSKFQEYVTKFNYGSQDVSGDKGKDNGLTNSWLSSSLEISPEEQVVFLQNILDNKLPVSLKSHEMTKNILFVEELPGGWKLYGKTGNGSQLSKDRMQKLGIQQGWFVGWIQKDNRIIVFANHITDDSKQDVYASLRAKEEAKEKLMQIVQPTYK, from the coding sequence ATGAAAAAAATAACTTTATTTTTAAGTATTTTATTATTATTTAGTACTTCAGCACTGGCAGAGACAAAGTGCTTTTTAGCTAAAGAAAATAATAAAGTCATCGAACAACAAGGCGATTGTAAATCACGTCATGCTCCTTGCTCTACGTTCAAAATTGCCATTGGTCTGATGGGATATAACGAAGGATTACTGATTGATGAAACTCATCCTGAGTTACCATTTAAAAAAGGTTATATAGATTGGCTTGATAGATGGAAACAACCTCATAATCCCAATCTTTGGATGAAGAATAGTTGTGTGTGGTATTCGCAAATTTTAACGCAAAAACTTGGAATGAGTAAATTCCAAGAATATGTTACAAAATTTAACTATGGAAGTCAGGATGTTTCAGGTGATAAAGGTAAGGATAATGGATTAACAAATTCATGGCTATCTAGTTCATTGGAGATTTCACCTGAAGAGCAAGTCGTATTTTTACAAAATATTCTTGATAATAAGCTGCCAGTAAGTTTGAAATCTCATGAAATGACAAAAAATATCCTATTTGTAGAGGAGCTGCCAGGAGGCTGGAAGCTTTATGGAAAAACAGGTAATGGTTCCCAGCTTAGCAAAGATAGAATGCAGAAGTTAGGTATCCAACAAGGGTGGTTTGTTGGCTGGATACAAAAAGATAACCGAATTATTGTATTTGCCAATCATATTACAGATGACAGTAAGCAAGATGTTTATGCCAGCCTACGTGCTAAAGAAGAAGCAAAAGAAAAATTGATGCAAATAGTTCAACCCACCTATAAGTGA
- a CDS encoding transposase codes for MSKIIGLDVSKKWLDICLYESNNNPIYYRFPNDKLGHQELIELIKDQEIKLIVCEPTGGYEAEICQKLYNNKQQIHKVNTYSFNSFSKSVNLCKTDKKDAFKLAYYADKMQLSENYIYQIESETLKRYQQRREDLVLMLSNEKKRLHHSIDGIDKNSIEKHIEFLQNEIAELDKKLNKIIDESEELKEKVKILETVPGIGKCLATKLISFVPELGDKNYSSNELSAIVGIAPYARDSGNKQGRRFIRGGRKIPRDALYMAVLTGKNGFQYLKNLYDRLVNSFKPKKVAIVACMRKLLEVCHKLIQQKRTFIIG; via the coding sequence ATGAGTAAAATAATAGGTCTAGATGTAAGTAAAAAATGGTTAGATATATGTTTATATGAGTCTAACAATAATCCTATATATTACCGTTTTCCTAATGATAAGTTAGGGCATCAAGAACTGATAGAATTAATAAAAGATCAAGAGATTAAGCTAATAGTGTGTGAACCTACAGGGGGATATGAGGCTGAAATTTGTCAAAAGCTATATAATAATAAGCAACAAATACATAAAGTAAATACCTATAGTTTTAATTCATTTAGTAAATCAGTGAATTTATGTAAAACTGATAAGAAGGATGCATTTAAATTAGCATATTATGCCGACAAGATGCAGCTTTCAGAGAATTATATATATCAAATTGAATCAGAGACTTTAAAGAGATATCAGCAAAGACGAGAAGATTTAGTATTAATGCTTAGCAATGAAAAGAAAAGGCTGCATCATAGTATTGATGGTATTGATAAAAACAGTATAGAAAAACACATTGAATTTTTACAAAATGAAATAGCTGAGCTTGATAAAAAGTTAAACAAAATAATAGATGAGTCAGAAGAGCTAAAAGAGAAGGTAAAAATATTAGAGACTGTACCTGGTATTGGTAAATGTTTGGCTACAAAACTAATTAGTTTTGTACCTGAATTAGGGGATAAAAATTATAGTAGCAATGAATTGTCAGCAATTGTTGGTATAGCTCCATATGCTCGTGATAGTGGTAATAAGCAAGGACGAAGATTTATTCGAGGAGGCAGGAAAATACCCAGAGATGCTTTATACATGGCAGTGTTAACTGGTAAGAATGGTTTCCAATATTTAAAAAATTTATATGATAGGCTTGTTAATAGTTTTAAACCTAAGAAAGTTGCGATAGTTGCTTGTATGCGTAAGTTACTTGAAGTTTGCCATAAACTTATTCAACAAAAACGCACTTTTATTATTGGATAA
- a CDS encoding AEC family transporter, translated as MNDIFSSTLPILLIPLLGSIIKRKWLTSEEFWRGIEKLSYFFLFPIMLFNNISVADLNASSIIRLVLALIISSSIIAVALIIYQKKTNFDKIQFTSIFQGAVRYNSYIFFGVSSPLLGQEGLAIVSVISSYMIIFTNIISVMIFVHYIPDSSVAQGSKASFIWTLKLLVQNPLIIASIIGFLFNYSNLELHLGIKKTLSILSDSALAIGMLNVGAGLKFFMRGTIVHNVLFTSFVKLVAFPVVAIIVLSLMSITGTAKSVGVLYSCLPCASTAYVLSRQLGGDPESMASIITFTTLFSIVSLSVLMWINI; from the coding sequence ATGAATGACATTTTCTCTAGTACATTACCTATTCTTTTGATTCCTTTGCTTGGTAGTATTATCAAAAGGAAATGGTTAACTTCTGAAGAATTTTGGAGGGGGATAGAAAAATTATCGTATTTCTTTCTTTTTCCTATCATGCTTTTCAATAATATATCTGTAGCTGATTTAAATGCATCTTCTATAATAAGGCTGGTACTTGCATTAATCATCTCTTCTTCTATTATTGCGGTTGCTTTAATTATTTATCAGAAAAAAACCAACTTTGACAAGATTCAGTTTACTTCAATCTTTCAAGGGGCAGTACGCTATAATAGTTATATCTTTTTTGGTGTTAGTAGTCCTCTTTTGGGTCAGGAAGGGCTTGCTATAGTATCGGTGATTTCATCTTATATGATCATTTTTACTAATATCATATCAGTAATGATTTTTGTCCATTATATTCCTGATAGTTCTGTAGCTCAGGGTTCTAAAGCTAGCTTTATATGGACGCTTAAATTGCTAGTACAAAATCCCTTGATTATCGCTAGTATCATTGGATTTCTTTTTAATTACTCTAACTTAGAATTACATCTTGGCATAAAAAAAACCTTATCTATTCTATCCGACTCTGCTTTAGCTATAGGTATGCTAAATGTTGGAGCAGGTCTCAAATTCTTCATGCGTGGTACGATTGTCCACAATGTATTATTTACTAGTTTTGTTAAGTTAGTGGCTTTTCCTGTTGTTGCAATAATTGTATTGTCACTAATGTCAATCACTGGTACTGCTAAATCAGTTGGGGTTCTATATAGTTGTTTACCATGTGCCAGCACAGCTTATGTTTTATCACGTCAGCTTGGTGGAGACCCAGAATCTATGGCATCAATTATTACTTTCACAACACTTTTTTCAATAGTTTCATTGTCAGTTCTGATGTGGATAAATATCTAA
- a CDS encoding NADP-dependent malic enzyme — protein MDEMNKINYLKALEYHSNGKPGKIAIAATKPLDTQQDLALAYTPGVAAPCLEIAKNIDDVYKYTARGNLVAVITNGTAILGLGNLGAAASKPVMEGKAVLFKKFADINSIDLEIDTTDPDEFINAVKYLGYSFGGINLEDIKSPECFIIEEKLKSCMQIPVFHDDQHGTAIIAAAGLINAAYIINRSLDNLKIVVSGAGAAAIACIELLIALSVNKKNVILCDKMGVVYKGRKEGMNEWKELYAIETDLRTISDAMKSADVFLGLSSKGAVSKEMVASMAQNPIIFPMANPDPEITPEDIQSVRSDAIIATGRSDYNNQLNNVMGFPYIFRGALDVRATTINQEMKIAAALSLAELARQAVPDEVYKAYPGRKMIFGPEYIIPVPFDPRLITTVSMAVAKAAIDSGVARITDFDFKNYAKELESRLNPTSHYMNLLFERIQQSVPKRVVFAEGEEEEVIKAAIIMRDAGHAHPILVGRYDKISAVLNKIGMNYDLEGITVMNAAINQNLNKYIDTLYSQLQRKGYLYRDCARLVKSDKNIFSAIMIACGDADCMVTGVTKSYYNSLEDIMKVMEPKKNNRILGYSIMIAKEHNIIIADNSVTELPSEQDLVEITLQTASIAKNIGMTPKIALLSFSTFGNPMREKANRVREAVRILDRMNLDFEYDGEMSADVALNPNLRNSYKFCRLSGSANVLIMPGLHSAAISTQLLQELARGVFIGPIINGFEYPVQIVRMGASASEITKIATFACIDAINL, from the coding sequence ATGGATGAAATGAATAAAATAAATTATCTCAAAGCCTTAGAATATCATAGCAATGGGAAACCAGGCAAAATTGCTATTGCTGCAACTAAGCCTTTGGATACTCAACAGGACTTGGCTTTGGCTTATACGCCAGGGGTAGCAGCACCATGTCTTGAAATTGCTAAGAATATAGATGACGTTTATAAATATACGGCTAGAGGTAACTTAGTTGCTGTAATAACTAACGGCACGGCCATTCTTGGTCTTGGTAATTTGGGGGCAGCTGCGTCAAAACCGGTAATGGAAGGAAAAGCCGTTTTATTCAAGAAATTTGCTGATATTAATTCTATCGATCTTGAAATAGATACTACTGATCCAGATGAGTTTATTAATGCCGTAAAATATCTTGGTTATAGTTTTGGCGGTATTAATTTAGAAGATATTAAATCTCCTGAATGTTTTATAATTGAGGAAAAATTAAAAAGCTGTATGCAGATACCGGTTTTTCATGATGATCAGCATGGAACGGCTATTATTGCTGCGGCAGGTCTTATTAATGCGGCATATATTATAAATCGTTCATTGGATAATTTAAAAATTGTAGTAAGTGGTGCAGGGGCGGCAGCTATTGCTTGCATTGAATTACTAATTGCTCTTAGTGTTAACAAAAAAAATGTTATACTATGTGATAAAATGGGGGTTGTTTACAAGGGTCGAAAAGAAGGTATGAATGAATGGAAGGAATTATATGCTATCGAAACCGATTTGCGTACCATAAGTGATGCTATGAAGTCAGCTGATGTATTCCTTGGTTTATCTTCTAAAGGTGCGGTATCAAAAGAAATGGTAGCTAGTATGGCTCAAAATCCCATTATTTTCCCGATGGCTAACCCAGACCCAGAAATTACTCCAGAGGATATACAGTCAGTTAGAAGTGATGCGATTATTGCTACAGGACGCTCTGATTACAATAATCAGCTTAATAATGTTATGGGATTCCCGTATATTTTCCGTGGAGCTTTAGATGTTAGAGCTACTACTATCAATCAGGAAATGAAAATAGCTGCAGCCCTTTCTTTAGCGGAGCTAGCAAGACAAGCTGTACCCGATGAAGTTTATAAAGCATATCCTGGTAGAAAAATGATTTTTGGTCCAGAGTATATAATTCCTGTACCATTTGACCCAAGATTAATTACCACTGTTTCGATGGCAGTAGCTAAGGCAGCTATAGATAGTGGGGTTGCTAGAATTACAGATTTTGACTTCAAGAATTATGCAAAGGAATTGGAGAGCAGACTAAATCCTACCTCGCATTACATGAATCTGTTATTTGAAAGAATCCAACAATCAGTGCCTAAAAGAGTGGTCTTTGCTGAGGGCGAGGAAGAAGAGGTAATTAAGGCTGCTATTATTATGCGAGATGCTGGTCATGCTCACCCTATCCTAGTGGGTAGGTATGATAAAATATCTGCTGTTTTAAATAAAATAGGTATGAATTATGATTTAGAGGGTATTACCGTAATGAATGCGGCTATTAACCAAAATCTTAATAAATATATAGATACTCTTTATAGCCAATTACAACGTAAAGGGTATTTATACCGTGACTGTGCTAGACTCGTTAAAAGTGATAAAAATATATTCTCAGCTATCATGATAGCTTGCGGTGATGCAGATTGTATGGTTACTGGCGTAACAAAGAGCTATTATAATAGTTTAGAGGATATTATGAAGGTAATGGAACCCAAAAAGAATAATAGAATATTGGGATATTCTATTATGATTGCCAAGGAACATAATATAATTATTGCTGATAATAGCGTGACTGAACTGCCAAGTGAGCAAGATCTCGTAGAAATAACCTTGCAAACTGCCAGTATAGCAAAAAATATAGGAATGACGCCAAAGATTGCTCTACTTTCCTTCTCAACTTTTGGTAATCCAATGAGAGAAAAGGCAAATAGAGTAAGGGAGGCTGTTAGAATCCTAGATAGGATGAATCTAGATTTTGAATATGATGGGGAAATGTCAGCTGATGTTGCTCTGAACCCCAATTTACGTAATTCGTATAAGTTTTGTCGGTTATCAGGTTCCGCTAATGTCTTGATTATGCCTGGTTTGCATTCAGCTGCAATCTCAACGCAACTATTGCAAGAATTAGCCAGAGGTGTTTTTATCGGACCAATAATTAATGGTTTTGAATATCCGGTACAAATAGTAAGAATGGGGGCATCAGCAAGTGAGATAACAAAAATTGCCACATTTGCTTGTATAGATGCAATAAACCTTTAG